The Desulfosporosinus acidiphilus SJ4 genome has a window encoding:
- a CDS encoding ABC transporter permease, which produces MIKLFSLIENEVTKMIAKKRLMFVLIILVILISVFAYGQNRTLARTKAQLTQRMGITATVDWRKLAEQQLIDMKGRLDSPYMDAKSQSSLTVRMQQLQYDLNNNINPLDQSAAKFTATFMEQSIFLFLPLLVVILAADMVSGESSSGTIKLLLVRNVPRWKILLSKYLALIILEVVVVFCAFLLSALISGFFFGFGGWMAPVATGFKVLAGKLDASGVFNVQEWQFSLMVYSLAFFVAVVVGSISFMISVLVKSTAASIGIILATLIAGNFISFFLSDWTLTHYLFMVNLRLTDYLSGAVQPVDGMNMLFSVTVLFVWALVATFVSFLYFTKKDILV; this is translated from the coding sequence GTGATCAAATTGTTTAGCCTGATTGAAAACGAAGTCACTAAAATGATTGCTAAGAAGCGGCTTATGTTTGTCTTGATCATTTTGGTTATCTTGATCTCCGTCTTCGCCTATGGTCAAAACCGAACTTTGGCAAGGACCAAGGCGCAGCTCACACAGCGCATGGGGATTACGGCAACGGTTGACTGGCGCAAACTGGCGGAACAGCAGTTGATTGACATGAAAGGCAGGCTGGACAGCCCCTACATGGATGCTAAAAGCCAATCGTCTCTAACGGTAAGAATGCAGCAGCTGCAATATGATCTCAACAACAACATCAACCCCTTGGATCAGTCCGCCGCAAAATTTACGGCGACTTTCATGGAACAGTCCATCTTCTTATTCCTGCCCTTGCTTGTTGTCATATTGGCCGCAGATATGGTGTCTGGAGAATCCTCCAGCGGGACGATTAAGCTTCTCCTTGTTCGGAATGTTCCCAGGTGGAAAATCCTCCTAAGCAAATATCTGGCTTTGATCATTCTGGAAGTGGTAGTGGTCTTCTGTGCCTTTTTGCTATCCGCTCTTATCTCCGGCTTCTTCTTCGGTTTTGGCGGCTGGATGGCGCCGGTCGCAACCGGGTTTAAGGTCCTGGCCGGGAAATTGGACGCTTCCGGAGTTTTCAATGTTCAGGAGTGGCAGTTTTCTCTCATGGTCTACTCTTTGGCTTTCTTTGTAGCCGTCGTTGTGGGCAGCATCTCCTTTATGATTTCTGTCCTTGTCAAGAGCACGGCTGCTTCAATTGGGATTATCTTGGCCACCCTTATCGCTGGGAATTTCATTAGCTTCTTTCTTTCCGACTGGACCCTTACACATTACCTGTTCATGGTTAATCTGCGACTTACCGATTATTTGTCAGGAGCGGTCCAGCCGGTTGATGGCATGAACATGCTCTTCTCAGTCACGGTGCTCTTCGTCTGGGCCTTGGTGGCAACTTTCGTTAGTTTTCTTTACTTTACTAAAAAAGACATCCTTGTTTAG
- a CDS encoding amidohydrolase family protein has product MAAYLRENVHYTFSGFNFNAAFLNLLSEVGSDRIMFSADYPYGSMEKGRAFLSQLPVSATDREKIAHGNAELLLRL; this is encoded by the coding sequence ATGGCAGCCTACCTAAGAGAGAATGTCCATTACACGTTTAGTGGTTTCAATTTTAACGCTGCTTTCCTGAATCTGTTGTCGGAAGTCGGCAGCGACCGCATCATGTTCTCGGCAGACTATCCTTACGGCTCAATGGAAAAAGGGCGAGCTTTCCTTTCTCAGCTGCCTGTCAGCGCCACTGATAGGGAAAAAATCGCTCATGGCAATGCTGAACTACTCCTGCGTTTGTAA
- a CDS encoding TetR/AcrR family transcriptional regulator — translation MANTAITQTALANSLKKLMLSHSINQIHVRMITDDCGFTRHTFYNHFHDVYELLGWIFSREVIDGVDQYCTLDQWQQGLQLILEYTADNRMICLNTYRSLGRDHLEAFLQRVFYRFLFRIIEDISKSMVLAEEIKLECCEFYSNALMGVFISWLKRDLRETPEQMLKQIDQMMSGNIVNTLKKFDRS, via the coding sequence ATGGCTAACACTGCAATTACGCAAACGGCACTTGCTAATTCGTTAAAAAAGCTTATGTTGTCCCACTCTATTAACCAGATTCATGTCAGGATGATTACTGATGATTGTGGATTTACAAGGCATACATTCTACAATCATTTTCACGATGTGTATGAACTGCTGGGCTGGATCTTTAGCCGTGAAGTAATCGACGGTGTTGATCAATACTGCACGCTCGACCAATGGCAGCAAGGTCTGCAGTTGATCTTAGAATATACGGCAGACAATCGCATGATCTGCCTTAACACTTACCGTTCCTTGGGAAGAGACCATTTAGAAGCATTTCTGCAACGTGTGTTTTATCGATTTTTGTTCAGGATAATAGAAGATATTTCTAAAAGCATGGTGTTGGCTGAAGAGATTAAGCTTGAATGTTGTGAATTTTATTCAAATGCCCTCATGGGTGTGTTTATTTCCTGGCTAAAGAGGGATTTACGGGAAACTCCTGAGCAAATGTTAAAGCAAATCGATCAAATGATGAGTGGGAACATTGTAAATACATTAAAAAAATTCGATAGAAGCTGA
- a CDS encoding pyridoxamine 5'-phosphate oxidase family protein: MLNEKLKEVIGHSSDGAVAIVTQGINEPHVVNTWNSYITITPDGEFLIPVGGMNETEKNISQNNKVKLTIANREVQGKMYKGTGFLIKGTAGFVKEGSEFEMMKTKFPWARAVLKITIESADQTL; encoded by the coding sequence ATGCTTAACGAAAAGCTCAAAGAAGTGATAGGTCACTCATCCGACGGAGCAGTTGCTATTGTAACTCAAGGGATAAATGAACCCCATGTGGTCAATACATGGAACAGCTACATTACCATAACACCAGATGGGGAATTTCTTATCCCAGTTGGCGGAATGAACGAAACCGAGAAAAATATCTCTCAAAATAATAAAGTCAAACTTACGATCGCTAATCGTGAAGTACAAGGTAAAATGTATAAAGGAACAGGCTTTTTAATTAAAGGAACCGCCGGTTTTGTTAAAGAAGGTTCGGAATTTGAGATGATGAAAACTAAATTCCCCTGGGCCAGGGCGGTACTGAAGATAACGATCGAATCTGCAGACCAAACTCTGTGA
- a CDS encoding uroporphyrinogen decarboxylase family protein, with product MLTPRQNLLETIRGGKPGRFVNQYEFMEIIMETRFDKKLPIGGEGVNSWGITYRWPEGQIGQFPVHDEEHKVLKDITEWKKYVKAPEIPTSDEFWGQAVAHAKSVDRNEKFVTAFIAPGIFEQCHNLMGMEDALMALYEEPEAMHELIDYLVDFELAYAKEIIDHIHPDALFHHDDWGSQKNSFISPEMFEEFYLPAYKKVYGFYKANGVELIVHHSDSYAANLVEYMIEMGIDIWQGVMTTNNTPELIKKYGGKISFMGDLDSGTIDFPDWTQEICGAEVRRACTNCGKLYFIPCLTQGLGISSFPGVYDCVSTEIAKMSKEMF from the coding sequence ATGTTAACCCCAAGACAGAATTTATTAGAAACAATCAGAGGCGGCAAGCCTGGCCGTTTTGTCAACCAGTATGAATTCATGGAAATAATCATGGAAACACGCTTTGACAAAAAGCTCCCGATCGGAGGGGAAGGCGTAAACAGCTGGGGAATAACATACAGATGGCCCGAAGGACAGATCGGCCAGTTTCCTGTGCACGATGAAGAGCACAAGGTATTGAAAGATATCACTGAGTGGAAAAAATACGTCAAAGCACCGGAGATCCCGACTTCTGATGAATTCTGGGGTCAAGCCGTAGCGCATGCCAAATCTGTGGACCGTAATGAAAAATTCGTGACAGCATTTATTGCACCGGGAATCTTCGAACAGTGCCATAACCTTATGGGCATGGAAGATGCTCTGATGGCCTTATATGAAGAACCTGAAGCCATGCATGAGCTTATCGATTATCTGGTTGATTTCGAGCTGGCTTATGCAAAGGAAATAATCGACCACATCCATCCCGATGCACTTTTCCATCATGACGATTGGGGCAGTCAGAAAAATTCGTTTATTTCTCCGGAAATGTTCGAAGAGTTCTATTTACCCGCGTATAAAAAAGTCTACGGTTTCTACAAGGCCAATGGCGTGGAACTGATCGTTCACCATAGCGATTCCTATGCCGCTAATTTAGTTGAGTATATGATCGAAATGGGAATTGACATTTGGCAGGGAGTCATGACAACCAACAATACGCCGGAGTTAATCAAGAAATACGGCGGGAAAATATCGTTCATGGGTGATCTGGACAGCGGCACCATTGATTTCCCGGATTGGACCCAGGAGATCTGTGGGGCAGAAGTCAGAAGGGCCTGCACAAATTGCGGAAAACTTTATTTCATTCCCTGTTTAACTCAGGGTTTGGGGATCAGTTCCTTCCCCGGCGTCTATGATTGCGTTAGCACTGAAATTGCTAAAATGAGCAAGGAAATGTTCTAA
- a CDS encoding peptide deformylase: protein MAIKEILLLGNPKLYEVSETVQESELNDLALVIKDLHDTMIDFRNKYGVGRAIAAPQIGIFKRLLYMYIDEPVVFINPTLEFIDDEMMEIIDDCMSFPQLLVRVKRYKRCTIEYLDLQWEPRKIMLEGDLSELLQHEYDHLDGILATMRAIDNKSFYLRSEIFS, encoded by the coding sequence ATGGCAATTAAAGAGATTCTATTACTTGGTAATCCAAAGTTATATGAAGTTAGTGAAACCGTACAAGAAAGCGAACTAAATGATTTAGCGCTGGTTATCAAAGATTTACATGACACGATGATTGACTTTAGAAATAAATACGGCGTCGGTAGAGCCATTGCTGCTCCTCAGATAGGCATATTCAAACGGCTATTATATATGTATATTGATGAACCTGTCGTTTTCATTAATCCAACATTAGAGTTTATCGATGACGAAATGATGGAAATTATCGACGATTGTATGAGTTTTCCGCAGCTACTGGTTAGGGTAAAGAGGTATAAACGATGTACGATTGAATATCTAGATCTACAATGGGAACCTAGAAAAATAATGCTGGAGGGAGATTTATCTGAATTGTTACAACATGAGTATGACCACCTTGACGGAATTTTGGCTACGATGAGAGCGATTGATAATAAATCATTCTATTTGCGAAGTGAAATTTTCAGCTAG
- a CDS encoding MerR family transcriptional regulator — protein sequence MYTVKEIAQKTNLTEHTIRYYTDKGLVPNIHRDNYNHRIFDEESLNWLIRVKYLKDCGMSIKDIKHFVDLYLEGDSSIPLRYEIILKYKEIAREQLEEATRRVEFMEEKAKRYHKVINQVISDDSNPR from the coding sequence TTGTACACAGTCAAAGAAATAGCTCAAAAAACTAATCTCACAGAGCATACAATCAGATACTATACTGACAAGGGCTTGGTACCGAACATACATCGTGACAACTATAATCATCGCATATTTGACGAGGAATCTCTTAATTGGCTGATCAGGGTGAAGTATCTCAAGGATTGCGGTATGTCAATAAAGGATATCAAACACTTTGTTGATCTATACCTAGAAGGAGATTCTTCAATTCCTCTCCGTTATGAAATTATTTTAAAATACAAGGAGATTGCACGGGAGCAATTGGAGGAGGCAACGAGAAGAGTTGAATTTATGGAAGAAAAGGCGAAACGCTATCATAAAGTCATAAATCAAGTGATTTCGGATGATTCAAATCCAAGGTAG
- a CDS encoding amidohydrolase family protein: MRIITLEEHFTFQGYIDRFGRQSFHNKDEQLCDLDERRIAEMDAAGIDMQVLSLTSPGTESLTAEEALKISGSANDLLAAAIERHPSRFAGFAALPAAAPDLAADELERMVCQYSFKGAVINGHIQGRYLDDSFFWPIMERAETLQVPIYLHPAPPPQPVIDAYYTGNFSSEVTRILSSAGWGWHIETAVHILRLILSGVFDRYPKLQIIIGHLGEALPFMMPRIDQVLQPNLTNYSALWQPT; this comes from the coding sequence ATGCGCATTATTACTCTTGAAGAGCATTTTACTTTTCAGGGATATATTGACAGATTTGGCAGACAATCCTTTCATAACAAAGATGAGCAACTGTGCGACCTAGACGAACGTCGAATCGCTGAAATGGACGCCGCCGGTATCGACATGCAGGTGCTCTCGCTGACCTCTCCCGGTACTGAGTCGTTAACGGCGGAGGAGGCGTTGAAAATCTCCGGCAGCGCCAATGACCTTCTGGCAGCGGCGATAGAACGTCATCCCAGCCGTTTTGCGGGCTTTGCAGCCCTGCCGGCAGCTGCTCCCGACCTCGCTGCCGATGAACTGGAACGTATGGTTTGCCAATATAGTTTCAAAGGTGCGGTGATCAATGGTCACATACAGGGCCGCTATCTGGACGACAGTTTCTTTTGGCCCATCATGGAACGGGCAGAAACGCTCCAGGTACCCATTTACCTGCATCCAGCGCCACCGCCGCAGCCGGTAATCGACGCCTACTATACAGGCAACTTCTCATCTGAGGTAACCCGTATACTTTCGTCGGCAGGCTGGGGATGGCATATCGAAACTGCTGTCCATATCCTGCGTCTTATTCTCAGCGGAGTATTCGACCGCTATCCCAAGCTGCAGATCATTATAGGCCACTTGGGCGAAGCTCTGCCTTTCATGATGCCAAGGATCGATCAAGTTCTGCAGCCGAATCTAACTAATTACAGCGCCCTATGGCAGCCTACCTAA
- a CDS encoding ABC transporter ATP-binding protein — protein MQQTPVLELKNIKKTIKGKEIIKHIDLTLYPSQIFGFLGPNGAGKTTTIRMIVGLIRPTEGSVTICGHSVAHDFVKAMSNVGCIIESPDMYKYLTGMENLLQYAAMNKTIGKQRVRDAVEMVGLQHRINDKISTYSLGMRQRLGIAQALLSRPKLLILDEPTNGLDPAGITEFRNLIRRLAYEESMTVFVSSHLLLEIQEICDTVSIIKQGTVIKTGAVQELLHEDKIEWQLNDPQKAIALLDEHWNIKAVQLKKNTVSARLGEPSLAEINELLIKEGLELTYCSSKQNTLEELFLGLTEGDQIV, from the coding sequence ATGCAACAAACTCCGGTACTGGAATTGAAAAACATAAAAAAAACTATCAAGGGAAAAGAGATCATAAAACATATTGATCTCACCCTTTATCCTTCTCAAATCTTTGGTTTTCTCGGGCCGAATGGTGCCGGGAAGACGACGACAATCCGCATGATTGTTGGCTTGATCCGACCGACGGAGGGTTCTGTGACGATCTGTGGCCATTCTGTCGCCCACGATTTTGTTAAAGCAATGTCCAACGTCGGATGTATCATTGAAAGCCCTGATATGTACAAATACTTGACCGGGATGGAAAATTTGCTTCAATATGCCGCCATGAACAAAACAATAGGCAAGCAGCGTGTCCGCGATGCGGTGGAGATGGTTGGACTCCAACATCGGATCAATGACAAAATCAGCACCTATTCTCTAGGCATGCGCCAACGTTTGGGCATTGCTCAGGCCCTGCTTTCCCGACCTAAACTCTTAATTCTTGACGAACCCACAAACGGGTTGGATCCGGCCGGCATCACGGAGTTCAGAAATCTGATCCGCAGACTTGCTTACGAAGAGAGCATGACGGTCTTTGTCTCCAGTCATCTGCTCTTGGAAATACAGGAAATCTGCGATACGGTCTCAATTATTAAGCAAGGAACAGTCATCAAAACCGGCGCAGTCCAGGAACTCCTTCACGAGGACAAGATCGAGTGGCAGCTGAATGATCCACAAAAAGCGATCGCACTCCTTGATGAACATTGGAACATCAAGGCGGTTCAATTGAAAAAGAACACTGTCAGCGCCCGTCTCGGCGAACCATCCCTTGCCGAGATTAATGAACTCTTAATAAAAGAAGGCCTGGAACTTACCTACTGCTCATCAAAGCAGAATACTCTCGAAGAGCTGTTCCTCGGCCTTACAGAAGGTGATCAAATTGTTTAG
- a CDS encoding 4Fe-4S double cluster binding domain-containing protein has translation MILVVSSLELKQKAIELGADLVGIADLRRVSGIPTEPKDLLEKYTSAVVIAIAVSPDVFEQIKNEPTPLYVHHYQAVNILLDNITLRLQNELLQEGFRALAIPASLTVDKVNWMGHISHKAMAKAAGLGWQGKSLLLVTPKYGPRVRLATILTNAQLDQDPVQPNRCGKCNRCQLACPAAAIKGISWDDHPQSREEALHFSRCVEKLTNDFAKRPEIDKNICGVCISVCPWGKRR, from the coding sequence ATGATCTTAGTGGTTAGTTCATTAGAATTAAAACAGAAAGCTATCGAACTGGGGGCTGATTTGGTCGGAATAGCTGACTTAAGACGCGTCAGTGGAATTCCTACTGAACCTAAAGATCTTCTTGAGAAATATACAAGCGCCGTTGTGATTGCTATTGCAGTTTCACCGGATGTTTTTGAACAAATAAAGAATGAACCGACACCCCTGTATGTCCATCATTATCAAGCCGTTAACATTCTTTTAGATAATATTACCTTACGTTTACAAAATGAACTACTGCAGGAAGGATTTCGTGCCCTTGCTATTCCTGCTTCGCTTACAGTTGATAAGGTTAATTGGATGGGACATATATCTCACAAAGCGATGGCCAAAGCTGCAGGTCTAGGCTGGCAAGGAAAAAGTCTTCTGTTGGTAACGCCTAAGTATGGTCCGCGTGTTCGATTAGCTACGATATTAACCAACGCACAACTTGACCAAGATCCTGTGCAACCTAATCGCTGTGGAAAATGTAACAGATGCCAACTTGCGTGTCCTGCTGCCGCCATAAAAGGTATATCATGGGATGATCATCCTCAATCGCGTGAAGAGGCTCTACACTTTAGCCGATGTGTGGAAAAATTAACAAATGATTTTGCAAAACGACCTGAAATCGACAAAAATATCTGTGGAGTTTGTATTAGTGTTTGTCCTTGGGGAAAACGGAGGTAG
- a CDS encoding GDSL-type esterase/lipase family protein, producing the protein MLKKTIWYSVFTIAIAGIVVLAGGFYQALKVTTENSPFRPAKVAMTQTSGSPAKSELKNTNTLQLLILGDSIAKGTGDEKGKGFSADLPQAIKTDTSKDILVTDAGINGLESQGLLGQLQNGRLNKPVAGANFILLSIGGNDLRTILSLNPQAQEDEFKIKEDSYLSNLKQALRILRSSNPNAYIVFLGLYNPYEKTTTAEEVSLWQEWNYNTELLIESDHKAIYIPSDDLMKFNLGKYLAPDGLHPNSAGYLALSDRIRKSLESVIAGT; encoded by the coding sequence ATGCTTAAGAAGACGATCTGGTACTCCGTTTTCACAATAGCCATCGCCGGTATTGTCGTATTGGCAGGAGGGTTCTATCAAGCACTCAAGGTCACAACGGAAAATAGCCCCTTTCGGCCTGCAAAAGTCGCCATGACCCAAACTTCAGGAAGCCCAGCCAAATCAGAGCTTAAGAACACCAATACACTCCAACTCCTCATTCTTGGTGACTCTATCGCCAAGGGAACCGGTGATGAAAAAGGCAAAGGCTTCTCCGCTGATCTGCCACAAGCAATTAAAACTGACACTTCCAAAGATATCCTCGTCACTGATGCAGGAATAAACGGGTTGGAAAGCCAGGGACTGCTAGGACAGCTTCAGAACGGGAGACTGAACAAACCCGTTGCGGGAGCGAATTTTATTTTGCTCTCCATCGGCGGCAATGATTTAAGAACGATTCTCTCCTTAAATCCCCAGGCCCAAGAGGATGAATTCAAAATCAAAGAGGACAGTTACCTCAGCAACTTAAAACAGGCGCTCAGGATTCTCCGAAGTTCAAATCCTAACGCCTATATCGTTTTTCTCGGTCTTTATAATCCCTATGAAAAAACGACCACCGCGGAAGAGGTCAGCCTTTGGCAAGAGTGGAATTATAACACAGAGCTGCTCATCGAAAGCGATCACAAAGCCATCTACATTCCAAGTGATGACTTGATGAAATTCAATCTCGGCAAATATCTCGCTCCCGACGGCCTCCATCCTAATTCCGCCGGATATCTGGCTCTATCCGACAGAATCCGCAAGTCGCTTGAAAGCGTCATCGCGGGAACGTAA
- a CDS encoding arylamine N-acetyltransferase family protein → MSINLKNIDAYLERINYEGNVDVSYETLYALHTSHTLNVPFENLDVYNRKPILLDTESLYKKIVENKRGGYCFEMNGLFSYILKELGFKVTDLLARGTTDGKTFLAKLHQLLMVEIDDKRWLVDVGYGNNGITAPLLLEEGLEQRQFAHTYRLLNDPKFGYVLQYKVKDEYQYLYAFTLDECYPMDFLMSNHFTATYPDSLFLKMKFCTMPTKEGRITLTDNHFKVLENGKVCEQNVANDGEFNELLKKHFQLNLNTIE, encoded by the coding sequence TTGTCAATAAATCTAAAAAATATCGATGCTTATTTGGAAAGAATTAACTACGAAGGAAATGTTGATGTTTCCTATGAGACTCTATATGCACTGCACACATCCCACACATTGAATGTGCCTTTTGAAAATCTTGATGTTTATAACCGAAAGCCGATCTTGCTTGATACGGAATCTCTTTATAAGAAAATTGTTGAAAATAAGAGAGGTGGCTATTGCTTTGAAATGAATGGCTTGTTCTCTTATATTCTTAAAGAACTGGGTTTTAAGGTGACTGACCTATTGGCTAGAGGAACAACAGACGGAAAGACCTTTTTGGCTAAATTGCACCAATTGCTGATGGTGGAAATCGATGATAAGAGATGGTTGGTTGATGTCGGCTATGGAAATAATGGAATTACTGCACCTCTTTTATTGGAAGAAGGATTAGAGCAGCGGCAATTTGCCCATACTTACCGATTGCTTAACGACCCCAAATTCGGTTATGTATTACAATACAAAGTCAAGGATGAATATCAATATTTATATGCTTTTACCTTAGATGAATGTTACCCCATGGATTTTCTAATGTCCAATCACTTTACCGCAACGTATCCCGATTCACTTTTTCTAAAGATGAAATTTTGTACAATGCCTACTAAGGAAGGCAGAATTACGTTAACCGATAACCATTTTAAGGTTCTTGAAAACGGGAAGGTTTGCGAACAAAATGTGGCAAATGATGGCGAGTTTAATGAACTGTTAAAAAAGCATTTTCAGCTTAACTTGAATACGATTGAGTGA
- a CDS encoding acyl-CoA thioesterase — protein MTGKSVKQSEVVMSNVMLPQHANPSGNVHGGEIMKMMDSAAGVVAFRHARTNVVTARVDKLEFLYPVHIGNVVTCYGKLTFVGKSSMEVSVTVTVEDVTKEEPAKIALTAFFTFVALDEKGKPQHVPSLVLENEEERNLFEEGQNRYLAYKQLRK, from the coding sequence ATGACTGGTAAATCAGTTAAACAATCAGAAGTTGTCATGTCAAACGTAATGCTTCCTCAGCATGCCAACCCATCAGGTAATGTTCATGGCGGCGAGATTATGAAAATGATGGACAGCGCTGCTGGAGTTGTAGCCTTTAGACATGCACGTACTAATGTTGTTACGGCAAGAGTCGACAAACTTGAATTTCTCTATCCCGTTCATATTGGAAATGTTGTAACGTGCTATGGAAAGTTGACTTTTGTTGGGAAAAGTTCGATGGAAGTCTCTGTTACCGTTACCGTTGAAGATGTTACAAAAGAGGAACCTGCTAAAATAGCTTTGACTGCCTTTTTTACATTCGTGGCCTTAGATGAGAAGGGCAAACCGCAACATGTACCGTCACTTGTGCTCGAGAATGAGGAAGAAAGAAACTTATTTGAGGAAGGGCAGAATCGTTATCTTGCTTATAAACAGCTCCGAAAATAA
- a CDS encoding FMN-binding glutamate synthase family protein, whose protein sequence is MLNELLLRMANPITDGLFEKIVTEDYAKSPLVMMTIMEKLTLRAIAETGIRAETGKALKRPMGSPLRLSPWEKLLLNPRQLFQLPTAKQSNIKTQVTIGPNAKRPLQIDLPILITGMSYGGSLNLKMKEALAKGAALAGTATNTGESAVSSEERKAAKFLVGQYNRGGWLNTPEQLKQLDAIEVQLGQGAWGGAVESSMKYEEMDEHLRELWHVKPGETSGKKARFKGVNSPEEIINLVNQLQKTYEVPIGIKIAATHFIERELEIIGQTKADFIVIDGQEGGTAAAALTLEDDMGLPTLFGISRTVDWLRKQGKREQFSLIAAGGLRTPGEFLKALALGADAVYIGSIAIIASLQSQMIKALPENPAPQLALYNGSLADQFDVDEGSRHLANFFQSCREEMIMALQAMGKNNIRDLGREDLVCIDREIAAALKIGYAGEPVFRRGTVHLAAK, encoded by the coding sequence ATGTTAAATGAACTGTTATTGCGAATGGCTAACCCTATTACAGACGGTCTATTTGAGAAGATAGTTACTGAGGACTACGCAAAAAGCCCTCTGGTAATGATGACAATCATGGAAAAACTTACATTAAGAGCTATTGCCGAGACTGGAATCAGGGCTGAAACCGGTAAAGCCCTAAAACGTCCTATGGGCAGTCCCTTACGACTTTCGCCTTGGGAAAAACTACTCCTCAATCCCCGTCAACTATTTCAATTACCGACAGCGAAACAGTCAAATATCAAAACGCAAGTAACTATTGGGCCAAATGCTAAAAGACCCCTTCAAATTGACCTGCCGATTCTTATTACAGGCATGTCTTATGGAGGTTCACTTAATCTTAAAATGAAAGAAGCTTTGGCAAAAGGAGCAGCACTAGCCGGTACCGCCACAAACACAGGAGAATCGGCTGTTTCATCTGAAGAAAGGAAAGCTGCTAAATTTCTTGTTGGTCAGTATAATCGTGGCGGATGGTTAAATACTCCGGAGCAACTCAAACAATTAGATGCGATTGAAGTACAACTAGGACAAGGCGCTTGGGGCGGCGCAGTCGAATCTTCAATGAAATATGAAGAAATGGACGAACACTTACGTGAGTTGTGGCATGTCAAACCAGGTGAAACTTCTGGGAAGAAGGCAAGGTTTAAGGGGGTCAATTCTCCTGAGGAAATTATCAATTTAGTCAATCAACTCCAAAAAACGTATGAAGTACCTATTGGGATAAAAATCGCAGCTACTCATTTCATAGAACGTGAACTGGAGATAATCGGCCAGACCAAGGCTGATTTCATTGTGATTGATGGACAGGAAGGAGGGACCGCTGCCGCCGCCCTAACATTAGAGGATGATATGGGATTGCCAACTCTCTTTGGAATAAGCCGCACAGTTGATTGGCTTAGAAAACAAGGAAAAAGGGAACAATTTTCTCTTATAGCCGCAGGGGGATTGCGGACTCCTGGAGAATTTCTCAAGGCTTTGGCTCTTGGTGCCGATGCAGTTTACATCGGTTCAATCGCGATTATCGCTTCCTTGCAAAGTCAAATGATTAAAGCATTGCCTGAGAATCCTGCTCCTCAATTAGCACTCTATAACGGGAGCTTGGCTGATCAATTTGATGTTGATGAAGGAAGCAGGCATTTGGCTAACTTTTTCCAATCATGCAGAGAGGAAATGATTATGGCCCTCCAGGCAATGGGGAAAAATAATATTCGCGATTTGGGGAGAGAGGACTTAGTTTGTATTGATCGGGAAATAGCCGCCGCTTTAAAAATTGGTTATGCAGGAGAACCCGTATTCCGTAGGGGTACAGTTCATCTGGCAGCGAAGTAA
- a CDS encoding ATP-binding domain-containing protein has translation MLRDEAHSSRDLFPEEIVQTKYTKVNLVTADDITLNKGVTIASVYMAKGLEFDVVLLYQASAENYSSEFDRKLLYVACTRALHRLSLYHTGELSGFLKFNGKETARFDLSS, from the coding sequence ATCCTGAGGGACGAAGCGCACAGCTCGAGAGACTTATTTCCGGAGGAAATAGTTCAAACAAAATACACTAAGGTTAATCTTGTTACCGCCGACGATATAACCTTAAATAAGGGAGTAACAATAGCTTCTGTTTATATGGCCAAGGGATTAGAATTTGACGTAGTACTTCTATATCAGGCTTCGGCAGAGAATTATTCCAGTGAATTTGACCGCAAATTACTCTATGTAGCCTGCACCCGTGCCTTGCACAGGCTTTCACTGTATCATACAGGAGAATTAAGTGGCTTCTTGAAATTCAATGGTAAAGAAACTGCAAGATTTGACCTCTCTTCTTGA